CGGCGGCTTTTTTTTCGGCGAGGACGCTGAGGTCATTGCAGCTTTACTTGACGGAGTCGCCTCAGCTTCTCATTTTGTTCCAGGAAGCGCACAACTGATTGACGAAACTATGCCGATCTACGAATTCGCCTGCCCGAAGTGCCGGAGGGTTTTCAACTTCCTCTCCAAACGGTTGAACCCCGACCGGCTGCCGGCCTGCCCCAAGTGCGGCAATAAGAGGATGACCAAGCAAATAAGCCGCTTCGCCATGACCAGGGGTTTGAAGGAACCGGCGAAAGGCGGGGCCGGAGGCGAAGACGAAGGGCCGATGCCGGACATGGACGATCCGCGGATGATGCGCGCCATGAGCGAAATGGAACACGACCTGGAGCACCTGGACGAAAACAACCCGAAGCACATGGCCCACATGATGCGGAAGATGAAAGACATCTTGCCGCCCGGCACAATGCCCAAGGAACTCGATGTGGCCATCAAACGCCTCGAAGCCGGGGAAGATCCGGAGAAGATCGAGGCTGACATGGGTGATCTGCTCGGCGATTTCATGGGCGGCGAGGAAGGCGGACCGGGCAGTGGCGGCGGATACACGAAGGACAGCGGGCTTTACGATTATTGAAATATGAAACGTAACGCTTGAATTCTCTTTCCATGTTTCGCACAAATGCCCCACCTCCACGAAAAGATCGATTTCACGGTCGCGATTTTCGTCGTGAATGACGGCAAGGTGCTGCTCATTCATCATCGCAAACTCGACAAATGGCTGCCGCTCGGCGGCCACATTGAACTGGACGAAGATCCGGAAATCGCTGCATTGCGCGAGGCGAAGGAGGAGAGCGGCCTCGACGTGGAACTCCTCGGCGAGCGTCCGCCCACCACCGA
Above is a window of Candidatus Angelobacter sp. DNA encoding:
- a CDS encoding zinc ribbon domain-containing protein, with amino-acid sequence MPIYEFACPKCRRVFNFLSKRLNPDRLPACPKCGNKRMTKQISRFAMTRGLKEPAKGGAGGEDEGPMPDMDDPRMMRAMSEMEHDLEHLDENNPKHMAHMMRKMKDILPPGTMPKELDVAIKRLEAGEDPEKIEADMGDLLGDFMGGEEGGPGSGGGYTKDSGLYDY